From a single Microbacterium murale genomic region:
- a CDS encoding ribokinase has protein sequence MSVVIVGSINQDVVARVDRIPAPGETVLASSLVRTGGGKGANQAVAARRAGGSVVAFVGAVGTDPDGETLRGALVADGIDVSGLSQVDGPSGMALISVDDTAENTIVVVPGANAVASALTPAQRSVVATAQVVLTQLEIPIALVREAAAVRGEHAWHLLNAAPSAPFVTAGSALLPSVDVLIVNEHEALDVAGVDDLETAVAALAPRVRALVVTLGRQGSMIVCGAERVNVPAFAADAVDTTGAGDTFCGMFAATLAASGRAPESVDAALLADAARAGAAAAAIAVTRTGAQDAVPFAAEVAALIERTHA, from the coding sequence TGAGCGTCGTCATCGTCGGCAGCATCAACCAGGATGTCGTCGCCCGCGTCGACCGCATTCCTGCCCCCGGCGAGACGGTGCTCGCGTCATCGCTGGTACGCACGGGCGGAGGGAAGGGCGCCAACCAGGCTGTCGCCGCCCGTCGTGCAGGAGGATCGGTCGTCGCCTTCGTCGGGGCCGTGGGCACGGACCCGGACGGGGAGACTCTTCGCGGTGCGCTCGTCGCCGACGGCATCGACGTCTCCGGACTTTCGCAGGTCGATGGCCCCAGCGGCATGGCACTCATCTCGGTCGATGACACCGCGGAGAACACCATCGTCGTCGTGCCTGGCGCGAATGCGGTGGCCAGCGCTCTGACGCCGGCGCAGCGTTCGGTCGTGGCGACGGCGCAGGTCGTGCTCACACAGCTGGAGATTCCGATCGCTCTGGTGCGGGAAGCCGCTGCCGTCCGCGGCGAGCACGCCTGGCATCTACTCAATGCCGCGCCGTCGGCGCCGTTCGTGACGGCCGGTTCCGCACTTCTCCCCTCCGTCGATGTACTCATCGTCAACGAGCATGAGGCGCTCGACGTCGCAGGCGTGGACGATCTGGAAACGGCCGTCGCCGCACTCGCACCTCGCGTGCGCGCGCTCGTCGTGACGCTCGGCAGACAGGGGTCGATGATCGTCTGCGGTGCGGAGCGGGTGAACGTTCCCGCATTCGCCGCCGACGCGGTCGACACAACGGGGGCCGGGGACACCTTCTGCGGCATGTTCGCCGCCACGCTCGCAGCATCCGGTCGTGCGCCGGAGAGCGTCGACGCCGCGTTGCTCGCGGATGCCGCACGCGCGGGAGCAGCAGCGGCCGCGATCGCCGTGACCCGCACCGGCGCGCAGGATGCGGTGCCGTTCGCGGCGGAGGTCGCCGCGCTGATTGAAAGGACCCACGCATGA